One Xyrauchen texanus isolate HMW12.3.18 chromosome 46, RBS_HiC_50CHRs, whole genome shotgun sequence DNA segment encodes these proteins:
- the LOC127638463 gene encoding tyrosine-protein phosphatase non-receptor type 9-like isoform X1, translating to MAGRLSAEEEQATKQFLEEINKWTSQHGVSPLSWDVAVKFLMARKFDVLRAIELFHSYRETRLREGIVKLQPHEEPLRSELLSGKFTVLGVRDPSGASIALYTAKLHHPSKTGNHVVLQALFYLLDRAVESFETQRNGLVFIYDMAGSNYTNFELDLSKKILNLLKGAFPARLKKVLILGAPVWFRVPYNLLSLLLKEKLRERVQMVKMADLRQHLPRDCLPEHLGGCLPLDVHSWNLQLLSEQNGRVDPVDELVGVPLENTSIHVPGPEGMGLPELTAHLNRAQRSGIYLEYEELRREQPPGTFTCALAPHNQERNRYGDVPCLDQTRVRLKARRNERSDYINASFMDGYKQKNAYIGTQGPLEKTYGDFWRIVWEQSVLLIVMTTRMEEGGRRKCGQYWPQEEGGQEVYGHIAVVNHRVDNHAHYNQTTLELHNTETFEQRQVTHFQFLSWPDYGVPSSAVSLIDFLWAVKHQQQWAVQAFGSQWRGHPLGPPMVVHCSAGIGRTGTFCALDICLSQLQDVGTLNVYQTVRRMRTQRAFSIQTPEQYYFCHTAILEHTQRQGLLSANQ from the exons GCTACTAAGCAGTTTTTGGAGGAGATCAATAAATGGACATCCCAGCATGGCGTCTCACCATTATCCTGGGATGTGGCAGTGAAGTTTCTGATGGCCCGCAAGTTTGACGTCCTGCGAGCCATCGAGCTTTTCCACAGCTACagg GAGACTCGTTTGAGAGAGGGAATAGTCAAACTTCAGCCACACGAGGAGCCGTTACGTTCTGAGCTGCTGAGTGGGAAGTTCACCGTGTTG GGTGTCCGTGACCCGTCTGGAGCATCCATCGCCCTGTACACTGCTAAACTGCACCATCCCAGTAAAACGGGGAACCATGTAGTTCTGCAGGCCCTGTTTTATCTTCTGGACCGAGCTGTGGAGAG TTTTGAGACTCAGAGAAACGGACTGGTCTTCATTTACGACATGGCTGGATCCAACTACACTAATTTTGAACTGGACCTGAGCAAAAAGATCCTCAACCTGCTCAAG GGTGCATTCCCAGCACGGCTGAAGAAAGTGCTCATCCTTGGAGCTCCTGTGTGGTTTAGGGTGCCATATAACTTACTGAGCCTGTTACTGAAGGAGAAGCTCAGAGAACGG GTTCAGATGGTGAAGATGGCCGACCTGCGGCAACACCTCCCCAGAGACTGTTTACCTGAACACCTGGGCGGCTGTCTGCCTCTGGACGTGCACAGCTGGAACCTGCAGCTGCTGTCTGAGCAGAACGGGCGAGTGGACCCAGTGGACGAGCTGGTGGGGGTTCCCCTGGAGAACACCTCAATACACGTGCCTGGACCCGAGGGAATGGGTCTGCCTGAGCTCACGGCACACCTGAACCGGGCCCAGCGCAGCGGAATCTACCTTGAATACGAGGAGCTTCGCCGAGAACAACCACCTGGAACATTCACCTGTGCTTT GGCTCCTCACAATCAGGAGCGGAATCGCTATGGCGACGTGCCGTGCCTCGATCAAACTCGCGTGCGACTCAAAGCGAGAAGAAACGAG AGATCAGACTACATAAACGCCAGCTTCATGGATGGATACAAACAGAAAAATGCATATATTGGGACACAGG GTCCGCTGGAGAAAACCTATGGAGATTTCTGGAGAATTGTTTGGGAGCAAAGTGTCCTCCTCATCGTCATGACAACCAG GATGGAAGAAGGTGGCAGAAGGAAGTGCGGACAGTACTGGCCCCAAGAGGAGGGCGGTCAGGAGGTGTACGGACACATCGCTGTGGTCAATCATAGAGTGGACAACCATGCGCATTACAACCAAACCACACTAGAGCTACACAACACAGAG ACATTTGAACAGAGGCAGGTGACTCACTTCCAGTTCCTCAGCTGGCCTGATTACGGGGTCCCTTCCTCCGCCGTGTCTCTCATTGACTTCCTGTGGGCTGTGAAACATCAGCAGCAGTGGGCAGTCCAGGCTTTCGGGTCGCAGTGGAGGGGTCACCCACTCGGGCCACCCATGGTGGTTCATTGCAGTGCTGGAATCGGCAGGACCG GTACATTTTGTGCATTGGATATCTGTCTGTCCCAGCTGCAGGATGTTGGGACTCTAAACGTTTATCAGACAGTGCGACGGATGAGAACACAGCGTGCCTTCAGCATCCAAACACCCGAGCAGTACTATTTCTGCCACACGGCAATCCTTGAGCACACCCAGAGACAGGGCCTGCTCTCTGCCAATCAGTGA
- the LOC127638463 gene encoding tyrosine-protein phosphatase non-receptor type 9-like isoform X2 yields MARKFDVLRAIELFHSYRETRLREGIVKLQPHEEPLRSELLSGKFTVLGVRDPSGASIALYTAKLHHPSKTGNHVVLQALFYLLDRAVESFETQRNGLVFIYDMAGSNYTNFELDLSKKILNLLKGAFPARLKKVLILGAPVWFRVPYNLLSLLLKEKLRERVQMVKMADLRQHLPRDCLPEHLGGCLPLDVHSWNLQLLSEQNGRVDPVDELVGVPLENTSIHVPGPEGMGLPELTAHLNRAQRSGIYLEYEELRREQPPGTFTCALAPHNQERNRYGDVPCLDQTRVRLKARRNERSDYINASFMDGYKQKNAYIGTQGPLEKTYGDFWRIVWEQSVLLIVMTTRMEEGGRRKCGQYWPQEEGGQEVYGHIAVVNHRVDNHAHYNQTTLELHNTETFEQRQVTHFQFLSWPDYGVPSSAVSLIDFLWAVKHQQQWAVQAFGSQWRGHPLGPPMVVHCSAGIGRTGTFCALDICLSQLQDVGTLNVYQTVRRMRTQRAFSIQTPEQYYFCHTAILEHTQRQGLLSANQ; encoded by the exons ATGGCCCGCAAGTTTGACGTCCTGCGAGCCATCGAGCTTTTCCACAGCTACagg GAGACTCGTTTGAGAGAGGGAATAGTCAAACTTCAGCCACACGAGGAGCCGTTACGTTCTGAGCTGCTGAGTGGGAAGTTCACCGTGTTG GGTGTCCGTGACCCGTCTGGAGCATCCATCGCCCTGTACACTGCTAAACTGCACCATCCCAGTAAAACGGGGAACCATGTAGTTCTGCAGGCCCTGTTTTATCTTCTGGACCGAGCTGTGGAGAG TTTTGAGACTCAGAGAAACGGACTGGTCTTCATTTACGACATGGCTGGATCCAACTACACTAATTTTGAACTGGACCTGAGCAAAAAGATCCTCAACCTGCTCAAG GGTGCATTCCCAGCACGGCTGAAGAAAGTGCTCATCCTTGGAGCTCCTGTGTGGTTTAGGGTGCCATATAACTTACTGAGCCTGTTACTGAAGGAGAAGCTCAGAGAACGG GTTCAGATGGTGAAGATGGCCGACCTGCGGCAACACCTCCCCAGAGACTGTTTACCTGAACACCTGGGCGGCTGTCTGCCTCTGGACGTGCACAGCTGGAACCTGCAGCTGCTGTCTGAGCAGAACGGGCGAGTGGACCCAGTGGACGAGCTGGTGGGGGTTCCCCTGGAGAACACCTCAATACACGTGCCTGGACCCGAGGGAATGGGTCTGCCTGAGCTCACGGCACACCTGAACCGGGCCCAGCGCAGCGGAATCTACCTTGAATACGAGGAGCTTCGCCGAGAACAACCACCTGGAACATTCACCTGTGCTTT GGCTCCTCACAATCAGGAGCGGAATCGCTATGGCGACGTGCCGTGCCTCGATCAAACTCGCGTGCGACTCAAAGCGAGAAGAAACGAG AGATCAGACTACATAAACGCCAGCTTCATGGATGGATACAAACAGAAAAATGCATATATTGGGACACAGG GTCCGCTGGAGAAAACCTATGGAGATTTCTGGAGAATTGTTTGGGAGCAAAGTGTCCTCCTCATCGTCATGACAACCAG GATGGAAGAAGGTGGCAGAAGGAAGTGCGGACAGTACTGGCCCCAAGAGGAGGGCGGTCAGGAGGTGTACGGACACATCGCTGTGGTCAATCATAGAGTGGACAACCATGCGCATTACAACCAAACCACACTAGAGCTACACAACACAGAG ACATTTGAACAGAGGCAGGTGACTCACTTCCAGTTCCTCAGCTGGCCTGATTACGGGGTCCCTTCCTCCGCCGTGTCTCTCATTGACTTCCTGTGGGCTGTGAAACATCAGCAGCAGTGGGCAGTCCAGGCTTTCGGGTCGCAGTGGAGGGGTCACCCACTCGGGCCACCCATGGTGGTTCATTGCAGTGCTGGAATCGGCAGGACCG GTACATTTTGTGCATTGGATATCTGTCTGTCCCAGCTGCAGGATGTTGGGACTCTAAACGTTTATCAGACAGTGCGACGGATGAGAACACAGCGTGCCTTCAGCATCCAAACACCCGAGCAGTACTATTTCTGCCACACGGCAATCCTTGAGCACACCCAGAGACAGGGCCTGCTCTCTGCCAATCAGTGA